A single genomic interval of Macadamia integrifolia cultivar HAES 741 chromosome 6, SCU_Mint_v3, whole genome shotgun sequence harbors:
- the LOC122081128 gene encoding protein Brevis radix-like 1 yields MLTCIACSKQLDDSGDENTRGTPSTKEAVKSLTSQIKDMALKISGSHKQPKSSTPSSSYRKTQRSYPDFDNVSEGIHYPYMHNESSSSTPAWDFPSVNRDNSSAMGWDARFKGISGGDRTPRGHDSMLGRSGDVVLLDEEEPKEWMAQVEPGVHITFVSLPQGGNDLKRIRFSREMFNKWQAQRWWGENFDRIMELYNVQRFNRQALTTPPRSEDEQRDSSYSRLGSARESPGTPTLSKDRIPKNYYKPSGSKGGYFPPDPLEQGSHQAQHYNAGPSVYIPGFRGETSSIDASRTTTSSRDEASASISNVSDQETEWVEQDEPGVYITIRQLPDGTRELRRVRFSRERFGEVHAKMWWEDNRERIQAQYL; encoded by the exons ATGTTAACGTGCATAGCTTGTTCAAAGCAATTGGACGATTCAGGGGATGAAAATACGCGTGGGACTCCAAGTACTAAAGAAGCCGTCAAAAGCCTTACGTCTCAG ATTAAGGACATGGCATTGAAAATCTCGGGGTCCCATAAGCAACCCAAGTCTTCCACACCTTCTAGCAGCTACAGAAAAACTCAGCGGTCTTACCCAGATTTTGATAATGTGTCAGAAGGAATCCACTACCCGTACATGCATAACGAGAGCTCAAGTTCGACACCAGCATGGGATTTCCCTAGTGTTAATAGGGACAACTCCTCCGCAATGGGATGGGATGCAAGATTCAAGGGCATATCTGGTGGTGACCGAACACCTAGAGGACATGATTCTATGTTGGGCCGGTCGGGTGACGTGGTCCTCCTTGATGAGGAGGAGCCCAAGGAGTGGATGGCTCAAGTAGAGCCTGGAGTTCACATTACCTTCGTCTCTCTTCCTCAGGGTGGCAATGATCTCAAGCGAATTCGTTTCAG CCGGGAAATGTTCAATAAATGGCAAGCTCAACGATGGTGGGGAGAGAACTTTGATAGAATTATGGAGCTCTACAATGTACAGAGATTTAACCGGCAAGCTCTTACTACTCCACCTAGGTCTGAGGATGAG CAAAGAGATTCTTCTTACTCAAGGCTTGGATCAGCAAGAGAAAGCCCAGGCACTCCAACGTTGAGTAAAGATAGGATACCGAAGAACTACTACAAGCCATCAGGTAGCAAAGGAGGTTACTTTCCTCCAGATCCTCTGGAACAAGGAAGCCATCAGGCACAACACTACAATGCTGGACCAAGTGTCTATATTCCAGGCTTCAGGGGAGAAACATCTTCTATTGATGCATCAAGGACAACAACCTCATCCAGAGACGAAGCCTCAGCTTCTATTAGCAATGTCAGTGACCAGGAGACAGAGTGGGTCGAGCAAGATGAACCTGGAGTATACATTACCATCCGACAACTGCCCGACGGCACCAGAGAACTCCGGCGTGTTAGATTCAG CCGCGAAAGATTTGGGGAGGTTCATGCAAAGATGTGGTGGGAAGATAATAGGGAAAGAATACAAGCTCAATACCTCTAA